CTGGTCTCGGATGACACCGCACTGCACTCCTCGGTGATGGTGATGGGGGCCAACCACAACTACTTCAACTCCGAGTGGACGCCGGGCAGCACCGCCCCTTCCTGGGACGACTGGTCCGGAGACGAGAACGCCGTCTGCGGAGAGAAGCACCCCCAGCGCCTCTCGGCGCCTGCGCAGCGCTCTGTCGGCCTCGCCTATGTGGCCGGCGCCGTCCAGCTGTTCACCGGAACCGACACCCGCAACCTGGCCCTGCTGGACGGCGAGCGGGTGCGGGTGGCGTCCACCGGAAGTGCGGTCGTGCTCAGTGAGAGCGTCGGCGGCGGACGCGACGTCCGGGTTCCCGGGGTCGACACCGGCACCACCGACGGCACCATGGACGCCGACTTCTGTCGCGCGGTCAGCGATGGCAACGGTGGTCACTCGGTCTGCGGGCGCGGCGCCCGGCTGGCCGATGCGTCCCCGCACTGGCCGAGCTTCGGCGAGGTGCTTCCCGAGCGCCAGGCCCTGGAACTCGCCTGGGATGCGACCGGGCAGAGCGGCGGCATGCTGTTCGACAAGCCGCTTGACCTCACCGGGAAGACGCTTCAGCTGCGCACCATCATCGATCCGGCGCGTCCGTCGCTGCAGTTCGGCGTCCGGCTCACCGACGCCGACGGCGCCTCCGCCGACCTGGTGCCGGTCGGGGGCAACGAACAGGTGGCCTTCGACCCCACCGAGACGATCGCCCGGCTCTGGGCCCAGACCTTGACCGTGGATCCTTCGTCCGCCGGGATCGACCTGGCCAAGGTGGTGTCGGTCGAGCTGGTCTCGATCTCGCCGAAGGGCCGGGTGTGGGTGCTCGATGCCGCCGCAGTGCCGGCCGAGTTGCCGGCCGCGCCGAACAAGCGGATCCCGCTGGTGTCGTTGGGAACCGCCACCGAACTCGAGGGCAATGACCCCAACGCTCGGACGGTGCGGGTGCCGTTCACGCTGAACGAGAAGGCCCGGCAGCGCAGCTCCTTCGTGGTGCGCGTGGCCTCCTATGACGAGCTCCAGCGCTCCGACCTGATCACGGTGAACCTGGCCCCGGGGCAGACCAAGGGGAGCATCCCGGTCGACGTGGCCGGCAATGGCCTGCCCAGTCTGGACGGGGTGTCCGGCTTCAGCCTGACCGGCTGGGGCGTCCGCGGCGTGATGACCGACTCCTACCTCGGTCAGCTCGACATCAAGGACGACGACCCGCTGCCCAAGGTGAGCCTGCGCGTCGCGCGCAAGACCGTCCGTGAGGGCAAGAACGCCACCTGGGCGTTCACGCTCAGTGAGCCGTTCTCCGTGGACACGTCGGTCATCGTCGAGGTGGTCCGCGGCCCGAAGAAGGTGCGCGCTCTGACCGGCGCCGACGTCACCAAGAGCTGGCGTCGCGCGCACGGCGTGGGCAGCACCAGCAAGCCGCTGTACAAGCAGGGGCTGTGGATCTCCGGTGATCTGGCGGCCGGGTCGACCAAGCTGACCGTGTCGGTGCCGATCGCCAAGGACGGACGCAAGGAGCCGCGTGAGCAGCTGACCTTGAGGTTCTCCCTGCCCGAGGCCGGGGTCAGCCTCACGCAGACCGTCTACGTGGCGGCGTCCCGGTAGTTGGGGCGGAAGCGAACGGCCAGTTCGCTTCCGTCGCGGGCCGTAGCAGCGTTCCTGCGGGCCGCGGCTACGGCACGTACCACTCGACGAGGGCCACAGGGACGTTCCCGATGAAGTAGACGCTGAACGGAGTCATCCATCCGTCGTTGTCCTCCTTCGAGCGGGAGACCTCTGCCTTGATCATTGCCGGAAGATCTGCCGCCGGCACCTGGTGGAGTCCGTCGCCGGGGTTGAGCAGGACCAGCAGGTCCCCGCTGCGCAGCTTCTCCCAGGTGACCTTCGGGTTGAGTATGACCTCCGCCTCGCCGCCATCGGTGTAGGCCGGGTTCCAGCGCACTTTGTCGAGGGTCAAGATCATGTGGGGCTCACCCGTGGCGTTCTCGCTGTAGCTGGCGCTGCGGATCACCGCGTCGAACCTCTTCACAACCGCATGGCCGGAGGAGTTCGACTGGCTCAGGAGGTCGTCTACCAGCCGCCATCGGGCGGCGTCCTCCTCGGCCGTATGTGCTCGAGCCGACCTGGCCGCGGCATCACCCTCCGGGAGCCCCGGCAGGTCGTCGGACGGCTCCGCACTCGGTGTCGCGGTCACCGTGGCAGTCGCGGTGACGGTCGCCGTGACGGTGGCGGTGGGCGTGCTCGGTGTGGGCAGTGGCGCGGTGCACCCGGAGAGTGCCACGAGCGCGATGAACGGGAGTAGCGGCGTCCAGCGGGACACGGTGGGATTGCGTGGCGAGTCGGCCATGCTTCGGTTCTAGTACTTGGGCCTCAGTCGGGTGGCGGCTTTGCCGAACTCTCAGACAGTTCTCGGCCACAACGTCGGCAATCCCTGAGCGTTGCCGACGAACGAGTCGGCTCGCCAGCCGGACGTCCGGCCGATCGGCTAGCCGCAACGATGGAGCATCCCGGCCAGGGCGTCGCTCTCAGCTGGGGTGATCGCGAGCGCGTACGCGGCCTTGATGCCGACATAGCGCACGGCATAGGTGCACTGGGCGGACGGGATCGGACGCCAGGAGGCGGCATCGGAGCCACCCTTGGCCTGGTTCGTCGCGCCACTGGTGGCGACCAGGTTGCGCAGATCATTGGCGAAGGTCAGCCGCTGGTCGTCGGTCCAGTCGCGAGCGCCGTCCCGCCAGGCCACGCTGAGGGCGACGATGTGGTCGATCTGGACGAGTGGAGCCTGCTGCTGAGACTTCGCGTCGGTGAGGGTGGTCGGCGTCCCTGAGTACGGGTCGATCCAGGTGCCGGCCAGCAGATCGTGATCGCAGCCTCGCTGCGTCCCCACCCGATACGGTGCCGACCTGGCGACGTCACGCAACAGGACGTCGTCGCGCTGATTGCAGCCGTTGTGGTCGGTGTCGGTCCAGGCCGGCCCGAAGGCGATCCGCCGGTAGTCGGCATTGCCTCGCCGCGGCTCGCGAACCTGGAGGGCGGGCAGCGCCGCCCGGGCCGCAGCGATGTCGGCTGCTGAGCTCGTCCAGGTTTGCCCGGTCGCACTTGGGGCGCCCGTCGGATGCGCTGAGGTCGAGCGGGTGGGCTTTGGGATCACCGAAGGAGCCGTCGATTGCTGGCAGCCGGCCAGCGCCATCACGGCAACGATGATCGCGGTGGTGGCCCGCCAGGTCCTGCTCTGGACATCCAGCTGACTGCGCATGGTCATCGGTGCGCTGACTTCAGCATGGGTGTCGAGCCTTTCCCTCGGGCGATGAGCAGTAGGCGCTCCCCGATCTGCGCAACGAGAAGCCGGCCAACTGGGCGCCGTCGGCCGTCATGCAGAAAGCCGCCCCGAACCAGGATTATTCACCTAGTCGGAGCGGCTTTCGCGGTTGTGGAGCTAAGGGGATTCGAACCCCTGACCTCTTCCATGCCATGGAAGCGCGCTACCAACTGCGCCATAGCCCCAAGTCCCTGAGGACGAGGCCATACTCTACCCAACACAGGGCATAGAACACCAAATCGAGCGTGCCGGACGGCTCGTCACAGCCCGTTCACCGCCTCGGCGGACCGCTGTGGATGCCTGGCCAGCCAGGACCGATGCGTCCAGATCAACGCGACCAGCCAGGTCGCACCCAGGCTCCAGCCCAGGGCGACGTCGCTGGGCCAGTGGTGGCCCAGGTAGACCCGGCTCAGGCCCATAGCCACGATCCAGGTGGTAGCCACCACGACGGCAACCACCCGCACCCAGGCGCGCCGGGCCAGCCAGCAGGTGAGGTAGGCCAGGGCGCCGATGATGGCGGTGCTGTTCAGGGTGTGGCCGGACGGGAAGCTGAAGCTGTCCTCATAGGGCGCCACGGCGCCGGCGATGTCGGGGCGGGCCAGCCGGAAGATCGCCTTGAGCGACTCGGTGGTGCCCACCGAGCACACCGGGACGATCAGCATCACCGTCCAGATCGAGGCTCGCCGATAGACAAGGAACAGCGTGGTGGTGGCGACCAGCCCGATGATCAGCATGGGGACGGTCCGGCCCAGGTTGGTGAAGTCGGTGACCAGTTGCCCACCCAGCGGCGTCCGGACCGCAAGGAACCAGTTGTGAATGGCCAGATCGGTCTGGCCGACCCAGCCCAGGCTCAGGCGTCCGATCACGATCAGCAGGTCGACCACCAGTAGGGTCGCCAGCGCCACCTTTAGCCGCGGACGGCGCGCGCCAGTCTCCGGCACGACGGCAACCTCGGCGTGGCTCATGACTCCCGAGGCTACCGAATCCTAGGTATTGCCGGAATCTGTGGGGTTCCGGGCCGGTTTGGGTATGTGAGTGGTGAACAGCTCGCCCCGACGAAAGGCATCAACATGACGGTCAGTTCCGCGCAGGCACATTGGGAAGGCTCCCTCTTCGAAGGTCGAGGCGAGGTCGAGTTCCTCAACTCCAGCCTGGGCAGCGTCGAGGTCGACTGGAAGTCGCGCGCCGGTGAGGGTGGCACCACCACCACTCCCGAAGAGCTCATCGCCGCCGCGCACTCCGCCTGCTACTCCATGGCCCTCTCGCATGCACTGGCTGGCAACGGGACACCGCCGGCCAGCATCGACACCAAGGCTGCGGTGACCTTCGTCGCCGGCCAGGGCATCACCGGCATCACCTTGACCGTGCAGGCCTCGGTTCCCAACCTGACCCCGGCCGAGTTCGCCACCTTCGCTGAGGGCGCCAAGGCCGGGTGCCCGGTCTCGGTCGCTCTGGCCGGTACCCAGATCACCCTGGACGCGACCCTCGTCTGAGCTGTGACATGGCGGCGGCCACACCGGCCGCCGCCATCGCTTAACCGAACCTGGAGGTTCGCATGGAGATCGTGATGTGGGTGGCCACCGGCATTCTGGCCGCTGCCTTCCTGTCCGCTGGGCTGTTCAAGCTCAGTCAGCCCAAGGAACGCCTGGCCAGCTCCGGAATGGGCTGGGTGGAGGACTTCCATCCTGCGGCCGTCAAGCTGATCGCGGCCGCCGAGGTGGCCGGAGCGATCGGACTGGTCGTTCCGCCGCTGGTGCACATCGCTCCCGTGCTGTCCCCGATCGCCGCCGCCTGCCTGGCCGTGACTATGGCCGGGGCGGCATTGATCCATCTACGCCGTCGCGAGTTCCGCGGACTGATTCCGGCCTTGGTGCTGATGTTCCTGGCGATCTTCGTCGCGGTCGGACGCTTCGCCATCGTCCCGTTCTGATCGCTCAGGCGCGCCAGATCCGGCTCAGATAGTCGCGCATCGAGCGGTCGGAGGAGAAGAAGCCAGTCCGAGCCACATTCAGGATCGCCATCTTCGACCAGGCCTCCTGGTCGGCGTAGGCAGCCTCGACGGCAGCCTGCGCGTCCACATAGGAGGCGAAGTCGGCCAGGGCCATGAACCGGTCGTGGTAGAGCAGGTTCGAGACCACCGGCTCGAAGGCGTTCCGGTCGCCGCCGGAGAATGCCCCGGACGCAATCAGATCGATCGCTGCCTTCAGCTGCGGGTTCGACTCGTAGTAGGACCCCGGCTGGTAGCCCGACGCCCCCAGAGCGGCCACCTCGGGCTCGGTCATCCCGAAGCCGAAGAAGTTGTCGTCGCCGACCAGCTGGCGGATCTCCACGTTCGCGCCGTCGTCGGTGCCGATGGTCAGCGCGCCGTTCAGGGCGAACTTCATGTTGCCGGTGCCGGAGGCCTCCATGCCGGCCAGCGAAATCTGCTCCGACAGGTCGGCCGCCGGGATCAGCTTCTCGGCCAGGGTCACGTTGTAGTTGGCCGGGAAGGCGATCTGCAGCCGTCCGGCCACCCGCGGGTCGGTGTTCACGGTCTCGCCGACCTTGTTGATCAGGTAGATGATCTCCTTGGCCAGCCGGTAGCCCGGGGCCGCCTTGGCGCCGAACACGACGGTGCGCGGGGTGATCGTGGTGGGGTCGACCCGCTCGTGAATGATCTGCTCGTACAGGCTGACGATGTGCAGGATTTTCAGGGTTTGCCGCTTGTACTCGTGCAGCCGCTTGACCATGACGTCGAGCAGGTGATCTCCGGAGAGCTCGATCCCGTCGCGGGCCCGGAGCAGGGCGTAGAGCCGCTCCTTGTTGGTCTGCTTGGCCTCCCGGAAGGCCTTGCGGAAGTCCTCGTCCTGGGCGTACGGCTCGAGCTCGGCCAGCCGGTCCAGGTCGGTCACCCAGCCCACGCCGAGCGCGTCGGTGATCAGCTGGGACAGCCACGGGTTGGCCAGCCGCAGGAAGCGCCGCGGGGTCACGCCGTTGGTGACGTTGGTGAACTTCTCCGGCCAGTACTCGCTGAACGCCGGCAGCACCTTGTCGGCCAGCAGCTGGGAGTGCAGCGCGGCCACCCCGTTCACCTTCATGCCGGCCACGGTGGCCAGGTAGGCCATCCGCACCGAGCGGTCCGGGTAGTCGGTGACGATCGACATCGAGCGGGCCCGCAGCTCGTCGTTGGGGAACCGCTCGCGCACCTCGGCCAGGAACGCGTCATTGATCTGGTAGATGATCTCCAGGTGCCGGGGCAGCAGCCGTCCGAGCAGGTCGACCGGCCAGACCTCAAGCGCCTCGGGCAGCAGAGTGTGACAGGTGTAGGCGAAACATCGCTTGGTGACGTCCCAGGCCTCGTCCCATTCCCACTTGTGCTCGTCGACCAGGATCCGCATCAGTTCAGGCACGGCGATCACCGGGTGGGTGTCGTTCAGCTGGAAGGTGACCCGTTCGGGTAGGTCGTGCAGATCGAAGCCGGGCTCCATCACCTGGTTGATGAAGTCGCGGATCGAGCAGGCCACGAAGAAGTACTGCTGCTGCAGGCGCAGTTCCTTGCCCTGCGGGGTGGAGTCCT
The nucleotide sequence above comes from Propionicimonas paludicola. Encoded proteins:
- a CDS encoding alpha/beta hydrolase, with amino-acid sequence MGRVYRSAVGCVLAGVVALSMVITGSASPAVASPVPTGPVRPDGARVGAWTVRNLSGDLWKVSWRSPQRLPITSDRPVIVRDATPIGTPIVADGQVVSTVVRSAKAPDPAKLDVVLSGDRISRRGQDVASIRNTAVNFPAGRLLDFDPATAGAYQTTTSDYTGDPVPVKGFEHPVEFVGHVVEPALSENTGPRGIVLFLHGRHSYCYAEADSESGWPCQAPSKEVPSQLGYDYIQQRLASQGYFTVSIRVNGINAQDDMLSDGGADARALLVRKHLDYWAERATEHHLDLDKVVLVGHSRGGEGVARAALQVPLSAPYRVVGAVLLAPTDFSGQAVPYVPTLTVLPYCDGDVYDLQGQRFTDGARDLVSDDTALHSSVMVMGANHNYFNSEWTPGSTAPSWDDWSGDENAVCGEKHPQRLSAPAQRSVGLAYVAGAVQLFTGTDTRNLALLDGERVRVASTGSAVVLSESVGGGRDVRVPGVDTGTTDGTMDADFCRAVSDGNGGHSVCGRGARLADASPHWPSFGEVLPERQALELAWDATGQSGGMLFDKPLDLTGKTLQLRTIIDPARPSLQFGVRLTDADGASADLVPVGGNEQVAFDPTETIARLWAQTLTVDPSSAGIDLAKVVSVELVSISPKGRVWVLDAAAVPAELPAAPNKRIPLVSLGTATELEGNDPNARTVRVPFTLNEKARQRSSFVVRVASYDELQRSDLITVNLAPGQTKGSIPVDVAGNGLPSLDGVSGFSLTGWGVRGVMTDSYLGQLDIKDDDPLPKVSLRVARKTVREGKNATWAFTLSEPFSVDTSVIVEVVRGPKKVRALTGADVTKSWRRAHGVGSTSKPLYKQGLWISGDLAAGSTKLTVSVPIAKDGRKEPREQLTLRFSLPEAGVSLTQTVYVAASR
- a CDS encoding HNH endonuclease family protein, producing the protein MTMRSQLDVQSRTWRATTAIIVAVMALAGCQQSTAPSVIPKPTRSTSAHPTGAPSATGQTWTSSAADIAAARAALPALQVREPRRGNADYRRIAFGPAWTDTDHNGCNQRDDVLLRDVARSAPYRVGTQRGCDHDLLAGTWIDPYSGTPTTLTDAKSQQQAPLVQIDHIVALSVAWRDGARDWTDDQRLTFANDLRNLVATSGATNQAKGGSDAASWRPIPSAQCTYAVRYVGIKAAYALAITPAESDALAGMLHRCG
- a CDS encoding phosphatase PAP2 family protein, producing MSHAEVAVVPETGARRPRLKVALATLLVVDLLIVIGRLSLGWVGQTDLAIHNWFLAVRTPLGGQLVTDFTNLGRTVPMLIIGLVATTTLFLVYRRASIWTVMLIVPVCSVGTTESLKAIFRLARPDIAGAVAPYEDSFSFPSGHTLNSTAIIGALAYLTCWLARRAWVRVVAVVVATTWIVAMGLSRVYLGHHWPSDVALGWSLGATWLVALIWTHRSWLARHPQRSAEAVNGL
- a CDS encoding OsmC family peroxiredoxin; translation: MTVSSAQAHWEGSLFEGRGEVEFLNSSLGSVEVDWKSRAGEGGTTTTPEELIAAAHSACYSMALSHALAGNGTPPASIDTKAAVTFVAGQGITGITLTVQASVPNLTPAEFATFAEGAKAGCPVSVALAGTQITLDATLV
- a CDS encoding DoxX family protein — encoded protein: MEIVMWVATGILAAAFLSAGLFKLSQPKERLASSGMGWVEDFHPAAVKLIAAAEVAGAIGLVVPPLVHIAPVLSPIAAACLAVTMAGAALIHLRRREFRGLIPALVLMFLAIFVAVGRFAIVPF
- a CDS encoding glycogen/starch/alpha-glucan phosphorylase yields the protein MSSDQVLAGQAPADETPSTEIHRYGPMTTPTHPLALAPVTAPPATVDGFVKEFLRELNTGQGVALSRSTVNDQYLALARTVRHYLMARWLETTRHQRETKEKAVGYLSAEYLLGRQLGNALLATDLGEIAEKAMAACGLDLVTLRAQEVEPGLGNGGLGRLAACFVDSLATMSIPCIGYGIRYEYGIFKQTFVDGRQVEQPDTWLSLGEPWGFPHPEAAVQVDFGGYTETYRDGDVERTRWVPSWNVLGLPYNYMVPGYQNGRVNTLRLWSAQATKAFDLAIFNAGDYAEAVRAQTFAENITKVLYPEDSTPQGKELRLQQQYFFVACSIRDFINQVMEPGFDLHDLPERVTFQLNDTHPVIAVPELMRILVDEHKWEWDEAWDVTKRCFAYTCHTLLPEALEVWPVDLLGRLLPRHLEIIYQINDAFLAEVRERFPNDELRARSMSIVTDYPDRSVRMAYLATVAGMKVNGVAALHSQLLADKVLPAFSEYWPEKFTNVTNGVTPRRFLRLANPWLSQLITDALGVGWVTDLDRLAELEPYAQDEDFRKAFREAKQTNKERLYALLRARDGIELSGDHLLDVMVKRLHEYKRQTLKILHIVSLYEQIIHERVDPTTITPRTVVFGAKAAPGYRLAKEIIYLINKVGETVNTDPRVAGRLQIAFPANYNVTLAEKLIPAADLSEQISLAGMEASGTGNMKFALNGALTIGTDDGANVEIRQLVGDDNFFGFGMTEPEVAALGASGYQPGSYYESNPQLKAAIDLIASGAFSGGDRNAFEPVVSNLLYHDRFMALADFASYVDAQAAVEAAYADQEAWSKMAILNVARTGFFSSDRSMRDYLSRIWRA